From a region of the uncultured Draconibacterium sp. genome:
- a CDS encoding type I restriction enzyme HsdR N-terminal domain-containing protein: MYKLNLPEYTFRTKTENDKTLIFDTIRKKFVVLTPEEWVRQNFIQYLIQEKSYPQNLMAVEKQIKVNQQQRRFDLLVYQRNGNPHLIAEFKAPNVKITQNAFDQVVRYNMTLRVERVVVSNGMQHFACEIDYEKNSYSFLKEIPTFGQ, from the coding sequence ATGTACAAACTGAATTTGCCGGAATATACTTTCCGAACAAAAACAGAAAATGATAAGACCTTGATATTTGATACGATACGAAAGAAATTTGTGGTGCTGACGCCGGAAGAATGGGTGCGCCAGAATTTTATTCAGTATTTGATACAGGAAAAGAGTTATCCGCAGAATTTAATGGCTGTGGAAAAGCAAATTAAAGTAAACCAGCAACAACGCCGTTTCGATTTGCTTGTTTATCAACGTAACGGAAATCCACACTTAATTGCCGAGTTTAAGGCGCCTAACGTAAAAATTACCCAGAATGCTTTTGATCAGGTGGTGCGCTATAACATGACTTTACGTGTTGAAAGGGTAGTGGTGTCGAACGGAATGCAGCATTTTGCCTGCGAAATCGACTACGAAAAGAACAGCTATTCTTTTTTGAAAGAAATACCAACTTTTGGGCAGTAG
- a CDS encoding NADP-dependent malic enzyme, with protein sequence MPKIRRIDALNYHKKHRPGKIEVIPTKPHNTQYDLSLAYTPGVAQPCLEIEKDKDNAYKYTAKGNLVAVISNGTAVLGLGDIGPEAGKPVMEGKGLLFKIFADVDVFDIEVDEKDPDKLIEVVKAIAPTFGGINLEDIKAPECFKIEETLRKQLNIPVFHDDQHGTAIISAAALLNALELNKKLIEDIQVVVSGAGAAAVSCAKLYISMGVEPENIVMVDSKGVINRERTDLNEIKQQFVTNRKINTLEEAMKDADVFLGLSVADVVNKKMIKTMAKNPIVFAMANPNPEISYEDATAARKDIIMATGRSDYPNQINNVLGFPFIFRGALDVRATTINEEMKIAASKALAKLAKEYVPEMVAKAYNMKNIVFGKDYIIPKPLDPRLITTVSSAVAHAAMESGVARKPIKSWAGYERELTERLGIDNRLIMTIRTKAKQDPKRIVFAEASSFRILKAVQFVIREGIAKPILLGNKEKIQELIKENQLDIDNVPVIDLYESVNDEKRHHFAKILYEKRKRKGMTYNEAVEKMYNRDYYGSMMVETGEADAFISGFSRKYSSTIRPTLQVVGVKKDYNHIAGMYMLLTKSGPLFLADTTVNMNPSAQTLADTTLLTATEVRKFNIEPRIALLSYSNFGAYKGEGSPIRVKEAVQKLHESDPDLIVDGEMQANYALNGKLRYSRYPFNKLGDQDANTLIFPNLSSGNITYKILQALGPYEAIGPILMGMNKPIHILQRDSTVREIINMTAIAVIDAQASSTHED encoded by the coding sequence ATGCCTAAAATTCGTAGAATTGATGCTCTCAACTACCACAAAAAACATCGTCCCGGAAAAATAGAAGTTATACCAACTAAACCTCATAATACACAATACGACCTTTCACTGGCTTACACGCCTGGGGTTGCACAACCTTGTCTCGAAATTGAGAAGGACAAGGATAACGCTTATAAATACACAGCAAAAGGGAACCTTGTTGCAGTAATTTCGAACGGTACTGCGGTTTTGGGACTTGGAGATATTGGGCCGGAAGCCGGAAAGCCGGTTATGGAGGGAAAAGGTTTGTTGTTTAAGATTTTTGCCGACGTGGATGTTTTCGACATTGAGGTGGACGAAAAAGATCCCGACAAATTGATAGAGGTTGTTAAAGCTATTGCACCAACTTTCGGAGGTATAAACCTGGAGGATATAAAAGCTCCCGAATGTTTTAAAATTGAAGAAACGCTTCGGAAACAACTTAATATTCCTGTTTTTCACGACGATCAACATGGAACAGCAATAATTTCTGCGGCGGCACTACTAAATGCTTTGGAGTTAAACAAAAAGCTAATTGAAGACATCCAGGTGGTAGTTAGCGGTGCCGGAGCTGCGGCTGTATCGTGTGCTAAATTATACATCAGCATGGGGGTTGAACCCGAAAACATTGTAATGGTCGACAGCAAGGGCGTGATTAACCGAGAACGTACTGACCTGAATGAGATCAAACAACAATTTGTTACCAACCGAAAAATCAATACGCTGGAAGAGGCCATGAAAGATGCCGATGTATTTCTCGGACTATCTGTTGCCGACGTGGTCAATAAAAAAATGATCAAAACGATGGCTAAAAATCCTATCGTTTTTGCCATGGCCAATCCCAATCCCGAGATCTCATACGAAGATGCCACTGCAGCACGAAAAGACATTATTATGGCTACCGGACGCAGCGATTACCCCAACCAAATCAACAACGTTTTGGGATTCCCCTTTATTTTCAGAGGAGCATTGGATGTGCGGGCAACCACAATTAACGAAGAAATGAAAATTGCGGCCTCAAAAGCACTGGCAAAACTGGCCAAAGAATATGTCCCGGAAATGGTGGCCAAAGCCTATAACATGAAAAACATTGTATTTGGCAAAGATTATATCATTCCTAAACCACTCGATCCACGTTTGATAACCACTGTATCTTCAGCGGTGGCTCATGCTGCAATGGAATCCGGAGTGGCGCGTAAGCCCATAAAAAGCTGGGCAGGCTACGAGCGGGAATTAACCGAACGCCTGGGAATTGACAACCGTCTGATAATGACCATTCGTACCAAGGCAAAACAAGATCCGAAACGTATTGTATTTGCCGAGGCCAGCAGTTTCCGCATTCTTAAAGCCGTTCAGTTTGTGATTCGAGAAGGAATAGCAAAACCAATTCTGCTGGGCAACAAAGAGAAAATTCAGGAGCTGATAAAGGAAAACCAACTCGATATTGATAATGTGCCAGTTATCGATCTTTATGAATCGGTAAACGATGAAAAACGTCATCACTTTGCAAAAATTCTCTACGAAAAACGAAAGCGTAAAGGTATGACCTACAATGAAGCGGTAGAAAAAATGTACAACCGCGATTATTACGGGTCGATGATGGTAGAAACCGGTGAGGCAGATGCTTTTATCTCAGGATTTTCCAGAAAATATTCTTCTACCATTCGCCCTACACTGCAGGTAGTTGGCGTGAAGAAGGATTATAACCACATTGCAGGAATGTATATGCTGTTAACCAAAAGCGGTCCGTTGTTCCTTGCTGATACAACAGTAAATATGAATCCTTCGGCGCAAACACTCGCCGACACCACATTACTTACCGCAACCGAAGTACGTAAGTTTAATATCGAGCCACGCATTGCCCTGTTGTCGTATTCCAACTTTGGAGCCTATAAAGGAGAAGGCAGCCCCATTAGAGTAAAAGAAGCAGTGCAGAAGCTCCATGAGAGTGATCCGGACTTAATTGTAGACGGAGAAATGCAGGCCAACTACGCATTAAATGGCAAATTACGTTATTCACGCTATCCGTTTAATAAACTGGGTGACCAAGATGCCAATACACTAATATTCCCCAACCTGAGCTCAGGAAATATTACCTATAAAATTTTACAGGCATTGGGCCCTTACGAGGCGATTGGGCCCATTTTGATGGGTATGAACAAACCTATCCATATTTTACAACGCGACAGCACGGTGCGTGAGATCATCAATATGACAGCCATTGCTGTTATTGATGCCCAGGCGAGCAGTACCCATGAAGATTAA
- a CDS encoding MraY family glycosyltransferase, which produces MEIILILSALILSFLLVIIVVPPIIRTAKAKHLFEPFDERKVHTQVVPPLGGVAIFIGFTISAIFATDGLAFDSLKYIMAAVIIMFFMGLKDDLMVLSARKKLIIQIVTVILLISFANIHFTNLHGVFGEYKIGSLTSFSLSLFAIIVIINAFNLIDGVDGLASGLGMLASSVFGTWFYLSKNYPQAIMAFALVGALAGFFLYNVFGNKNKLFMGDTGSLIIGLLISVMVVSFNELNLTAPEPYRIGGAPAVSFAIIIVPLIDTLRVMTIRIAQRRSPFSPDKNHIHHRLLSLLHSHLKVTLTILAGNVVLIAIALGLNHWRLNVNLQFVIILLIGLGFSMVPSYVLRTKRTKKAYSS; this is translated from the coding sequence ATGGAAATTATCTTAATCCTATCTGCACTTATTCTTAGCTTTCTACTCGTAATTATAGTAGTACCCCCGATTATTCGCACCGCTAAAGCCAAACATTTATTTGAGCCCTTTGATGAAAGAAAAGTACACACACAAGTAGTTCCCCCATTAGGAGGAGTTGCTATTTTTATTGGCTTCACTATTAGTGCCATATTTGCAACAGATGGATTAGCATTTGATTCTTTAAAATATATCATGGCAGCCGTTATAATTATGTTCTTCATGGGCTTAAAGGATGATTTAATGGTTCTTTCGGCCCGAAAAAAATTAATCATTCAAATAGTAACGGTTATATTACTCATCTCTTTTGCCAATATTCATTTCACGAACTTACACGGGGTATTCGGCGAATACAAGATCGGAAGTCTAACAAGTTTTTCGTTGTCGCTTTTTGCAATAATTGTGATCATAAATGCCTTCAATCTAATTGATGGTGTAGATGGCCTCGCCTCCGGTTTAGGAATGTTGGCCTCATCTGTTTTTGGAACCTGGTTTTACTTAAGTAAGAATTATCCACAGGCAATAATGGCATTTGCTTTAGTTGGAGCTTTAGCAGGCTTTTTCCTCTATAATGTTTTTGGCAACAAAAACAAACTGTTCATGGGAGATACAGGTTCGTTGATAATTGGATTACTTATTTCGGTAATGGTCGTTTCTTTTAACGAACTGAATTTGACCGCACCGGAGCCTTACCGAATTGGAGGAGCACCAGCTGTATCGTTTGCGATTATAATTGTTCCGCTTATTGATACATTAAGAGTGATGACCATACGGATAGCACAACGACGCTCACCATTTTCGCCGGATAAAAACCATATCCACCATCGCTTGCTATCATTGCTTCATTCGCATTTAAAAGTAACATTAACCATTTTGGCAGGCAATGTTGTGTTAATTGCAATTGCACTTGGCCTCAACCACTGGCGGCTAAATGTAAACCTGCAGTTTGTTATTATTTTACTGATTGGTCTTGGATTCTCGATGGTACCATCTTATGTGCTGCGTACAAAAAGGACTAAAAAAGCATATTCTTCATAA
- a CDS encoding GNAT family N-acetyltransferase, translating into MKEKLSFGKIVLRPLEPEDIDLLYQWENNTEIWEVSNTKTPFSKHILAQYLLESAKDIYETKQLRLIIETTEKKPVGAIDLFDFEPFHMRAGVGILIHKSDDRKKGYASDALEALSNYSFEFLGLRQLYANISSDNWGSIQLFEKAGFARSGIKKDWIKTFSGWKDELFYQKFLG; encoded by the coding sequence ATGAAAGAAAAGCTAAGTTTTGGAAAAATAGTTCTCCGTCCCCTTGAACCGGAGGACATTGACCTGTTATACCAATGGGAAAACAACACCGAAATTTGGGAAGTGAGTAACACCAAAACTCCGTTCTCCAAACACATTCTCGCCCAATACCTGTTGGAATCGGCAAAAGACATTTACGAAACTAAACAGCTTCGTCTGATTATTGAGACCACAGAAAAAAAACCTGTAGGAGCCATCGACCTCTTTGATTTTGAACCTTTTCACATGCGGGCCGGAGTTGGTATTCTTATACACAAAAGCGATGACCGCAAAAAAGGCTACGCCAGCGATGCACTGGAGGCCTTATCCAACTATTCGTTTGAATTTCTGGGATTAAGACAATTATACGCCAACATCTCATCCGATAATTGGGGAAGCATACAGTTATTCGAAAAAGCAGGATTTGCGCGGAGCGGCATTAAAAAAGACTGGATTAAGACTTTCTCAGGCTGGAAAGATGAGCTGTTTTATCAAAAATTTCTTGGATAA
- a CDS encoding rhomboid family intramembrane serine protease, whose product MIVWFIIGVTAVISYIAFQNRELLAKLQFNAAQIIHRNEYYRLVSHAFVHANWSHLGVNMLVLYFFGRNTVVYFDYYFGNKATAYFLLLYFGGILASNIWSLIKHKNNYYYNAVGASGAVSAVLFATIFFQPWEPLYLFAVLPIPGILFAAGYLFYSYQMSKRQSDNVAHDAHFLGAVFGFVFPILLKPELFTRFIDNLFSFL is encoded by the coding sequence ATGATAGTTTGGTTCATCATCGGCGTAACTGCCGTAATCTCATATATTGCCTTTCAAAACCGAGAGTTATTGGCAAAGCTACAGTTTAATGCGGCGCAAATTATTCACCGTAACGAATACTATCGTTTAGTGAGCCACGCCTTTGTTCATGCCAACTGGTCGCATTTGGGTGTAAACATGCTGGTGCTCTATTTCTTCGGACGAAATACTGTGGTTTACTTCGACTATTATTTTGGCAATAAAGCAACAGCCTATTTTTTACTTCTGTATTTCGGTGGGATTCTGGCCTCTAATATCTGGAGCCTGATAAAGCATAAAAATAACTATTATTACAATGCCGTTGGTGCTTCAGGTGCTGTGTCGGCAGTGTTGTTTGCAACCATATTTTTCCAACCGTGGGAGCCCTTGTATTTATTTGCAGTACTTCCTATTCCCGGAATCTTATTTGCAGCCGGATATCTTTTTTACTCCTACCAAATGAGTAAACGACAATCAGACAACGTGGCACACGATGCTCACTTTTTAGGAGCTGTTTTTGGTTTCGTTTTCCCAATTTTGTTAAAGCCCGAATTATTTACCCGCTTTATCGATAATTTGTTTTCGTTCCTGTAG
- a CDS encoding AMP nucleosidase, with protein sequence MKTKKEIVDNWLPRYTGKKLDEIGRYILLTNFQDYVERFARKFEVPVEGTDKNMPSATAEGITMINFGMGSPNAATVMDLLSAIHPKAVLFLGKCGGLKKKNQLGDLILPIAAIRSDGTSADYLPPEVPALPAFNLQRAVSHILRNSEQDYWTGVVLTTNRRVWEYDNRFKKYLKKTRAMAIDMETATLFTVGFANQIPTGVLLLVSDQPMISTGVKTDKSDQYVSSSYVERHIQAGIDALLEIKNHGLSVKHLRF encoded by the coding sequence ATGAAGACGAAAAAAGAAATTGTTGACAACTGGCTGCCGCGATATACAGGCAAAAAACTTGATGAAATTGGCAGGTATATCTTGCTCACTAATTTTCAGGATTACGTAGAACGATTTGCACGCAAATTTGAGGTTCCGGTTGAAGGAACCGACAAAAACATGCCCAGTGCAACTGCTGAAGGCATTACCATGATCAACTTCGGAATGGGAAGTCCCAATGCGGCCACCGTGATGGACCTGCTTAGTGCAATTCACCCAAAAGCTGTTTTGTTTCTGGGGAAATGTGGTGGATTAAAAAAGAAAAATCAGCTGGGCGATCTTATTCTTCCGATTGCTGCTATCCGTAGCGACGGAACATCGGCTGATTACCTGCCACCAGAAGTTCCGGCACTTCCGGCATTTAACCTGCAACGTGCAGTTTCGCATATTCTCCGAAATTCGGAACAGGATTACTGGACAGGTGTAGTATTAACTACAAACCGCCGGGTTTGGGAGTACGACAACCGGTTTAAAAAATACCTCAAAAAAACACGGGCAATGGCCATCGATATGGAAACAGCAACCCTGTTTACCGTTGGTTTTGCCAACCAGATTCCAACCGGAGTTTTGTTACTGGTTTCCGATCAGCCCATGATCTCTACCGGCGTAAAAACCGACAAAAGCGATCAGTATGTTTCTTCCTCGTATGTAGAAAGGCATATTCAGGCCGGTATTGATGCCTTGCTGGAAATTAAAAACCACGGACTTTCTGTAAAACACTTACGATTCTAA
- the recR gene encoding recombination mediator RecR, which translates to MNIDKYPSRLLEAAVNEFSKLPGIGRKSALRLVLHLLRQDKEDVNTFGNSLIQLRNEIKHCKVCHNISDNDTCQICSNPSRNDSVICVVENIRDVMSVENTHQFNGLYHVLGGIISPMDGIGPAELEIDSLIERVNSGNVIEVILALSTTMEGDTTNFYIYRKLKGKEVNISTLARGVSIGDELEYTDEVTLGRSLMNRVSFESSLGK; encoded by the coding sequence ATGAACATCGATAAATATCCATCGCGATTACTGGAGGCCGCTGTTAACGAGTTTTCGAAATTACCCGGCATAGGCAGAAAAAGTGCTTTACGATTGGTTTTACACCTTTTGCGGCAAGACAAAGAAGATGTTAATACGTTTGGCAACAGCTTGATACAACTACGAAACGAAATTAAACACTGCAAAGTTTGCCATAACATTTCGGATAACGATACTTGCCAAATCTGCTCCAATCCGTCGCGCAATGACAGTGTAATTTGTGTGGTAGAGAATATCCGTGATGTAATGTCGGTGGAGAATACTCACCAGTTTAACGGACTTTACCATGTATTAGGAGGTATAATCTCCCCTATGGATGGAATTGGCCCTGCCGAGCTGGAAATCGATTCGTTGATTGAACGCGTAAATTCCGGGAATGTCATTGAAGTTATCCTGGCACTTTCAACAACTATGGAAGGCGACACCACCAACTTTTACATCTACCGAAAATTAAAAGGCAAAGAAGTAAATATCTCCACACTGGCGCGAGGTGTTTCTATCGGCGACGAGCTGGAATACACCGACGAGGTTACACTTGGCCGTTCGTTAATGAACCGCGTATCCTTCGAAAGTTCACTGGGAAAATAA
- the holA gene encoding DNA polymerase III subunit delta — MEYSDILRNLKKGIYHPIYLLQGEEAYFIDELSDYIEDNVLTDAEKGFNQTIFYGKDSDPVTIVEASLRFPMMASKQVIIVKEAQSLSKIDTLTSYAEKPLASTILVLAYKYKNLDSRTKLAKAIKKNGVLFTSKKLYENKIPGWIDGFLRTHNYTITPQAALLLTSYLGTDLSKIANELNKLVIAVKDTTKITPEHIEKNIGLSKDFNILELQNALGEKNVLKANQIINYFGSNPTLNPIQKTVAGLYFYFSKLFTYHFLKDKSERNVAAELRVHPFFVKDYVSAAKRYSPTKLYEIMGILREYDMKSKGFNVSTMVETGELQKEMIYKILH; from the coding sequence ATGGAGTACAGCGACATACTGCGCAACCTAAAAAAAGGCATCTACCACCCTATTTACCTGCTTCAGGGTGAAGAAGCTTATTTTATAGATGAGCTATCGGATTATATTGAAGACAATGTGCTTACCGATGCTGAAAAGGGATTTAACCAAACCATTTTTTATGGAAAGGATTCAGATCCCGTTACTATAGTAGAAGCATCGTTGCGTTTCCCGATGATGGCCAGCAAGCAGGTGATTATTGTGAAAGAAGCACAAAGCCTGAGCAAAATCGACACGCTGACTTCGTATGCAGAAAAGCCACTGGCTTCAACTATTTTGGTGTTGGCTTACAAGTATAAAAACCTCGATTCGAGAACAAAACTCGCCAAAGCCATAAAAAAGAACGGCGTACTTTTTACCTCAAAGAAACTGTACGAGAACAAAATTCCGGGCTGGATAGATGGCTTTTTGAGAACTCACAATTACACCATCACGCCACAGGCTGCATTATTGCTCACCTCGTATTTGGGAACGGATTTAAGCAAAATTGCCAATGAATTAAACAAACTGGTAATTGCCGTAAAAGATACCACCAAAATTACACCCGAGCATATTGAGAAGAATATCGGGCTGAGCAAAGATTTTAACATTCTTGAACTACAGAATGCGTTGGGAGAAAAGAATGTGCTAAAAGCCAATCAGATCATCAATTATTTTGGATCTAACCCAACATTAAACCCGATACAGAAAACCGTTGCCGGGCTGTATTTCTATTTTTCAAAACTGTTTACCTATCATTTCCTAAAAGACAAATCGGAACGAAATGTTGCTGCAGAACTTCGCGTTCATCCCTTTTTTGTTAAAGATTATGTTTCGGCAGCCAAGCGCTACTCTCCTACCAAACTCTACGAAATTATGGGTATTTTGCGCGAATACGACATGAAAAGTAAGGGTTTTAACGTATCAACAATGGTTGAAACCGGAGAATTGCAAAAAGAAATGATTTATAAAATTCTACACTAA
- a CDS encoding capsule assembly Wzi family protein, producing MQKQTQKTVALLLLLCIGPLTGLFAQSISLESNTLAGTKGQLPFWLWANRLGQFDKNSSTIQNFSLNAFHAQQIGGSDFSYQVGLDLDLLLADKNDIRFTQLFGSMSWKFLQLQIGAFPEDEVYAGLSTTNGNLAASRNARPHPKIRAGFNRYVPVFTDWFFINGFYEEGLLNDDRYVKDIHLHRGALYFRFGQPKAIQVTAGIEHFVMWWGTHPVYGEFPGWENYFKYLTASAGGNNVIEEERLNAMGNSYGVYQLEFKKTWDKLNATLYVSHPYEDHSGMELVNYSDNLIGVHLAFNKENAPLQNLVLEYFHTKNQSGAYLIGEAPDENGRGRGIDDYFNHGIYLSGATYNKMAMVSPLFGPVVIADGTSRGFENTRFAGLHLGADGLISETLFWKGLFTYSNNIGRHNGQGGTTIDPSRNQVSALGQLSWHPETKKFTISTSVTADHGSVYDNGESTTRLGAMISVNYHFYE from the coding sequence ATGCAAAAACAAACCCAAAAAACAGTAGCTCTCCTACTACTCTTGTGCATTGGCCCTCTAACCGGCTTATTTGCCCAATCAATTAGTCTGGAATCAAATACTTTGGCAGGCACAAAAGGCCAGTTGCCATTTTGGCTATGGGCCAACCGGCTAGGACAATTCGATAAAAACAGCAGTACAATTCAAAACTTCAGTTTAAATGCTTTTCATGCGCAACAAATTGGAGGTTCTGATTTTAGCTATCAGGTTGGACTTGATCTTGATCTGCTATTGGCCGACAAAAACGACATCCGTTTCACCCAGCTTTTTGGAAGCATGAGTTGGAAATTTCTTCAATTGCAAATTGGCGCTTTCCCAGAGGATGAAGTTTATGCCGGCCTATCAACCACCAACGGCAACCTGGCAGCTTCGCGTAACGCAAGGCCACATCCAAAAATCAGAGCAGGCTTTAACCGTTATGTTCCTGTTTTTACCGATTGGTTTTTTATCAATGGCTTTTATGAAGAGGGCTTACTCAACGACGACCGCTATGTAAAAGATATTCATTTACATCGGGGAGCTTTATACTTTCGCTTTGGCCAACCTAAAGCGATTCAGGTAACTGCTGGGATTGAACACTTTGTAATGTGGTGGGGCACACATCCTGTGTACGGCGAATTTCCAGGCTGGGAAAACTACTTCAAATATTTAACAGCCAGTGCCGGTGGCAATAACGTTATAGAAGAAGAACGGCTAAATGCCATGGGCAACAGCTATGGAGTCTATCAGCTAGAATTCAAGAAAACCTGGGATAAACTGAATGCAACATTATATGTCAGCCATCCTTATGAAGATCATTCCGGAATGGAATTGGTTAACTATTCCGATAACCTGATTGGTGTTCACCTTGCTTTTAACAAAGAAAATGCACCTCTGCAAAATTTGGTGCTGGAATACTTTCATACCAAAAACCAGAGTGGGGCGTATCTTATCGGTGAAGCTCCCGACGAAAACGGACGTGGTCGCGGAATTGATGATTATTTTAATCATGGGATTTACCTTTCAGGAGCAACCTATAATAAAATGGCGATGGTAAGTCCACTATTTGGCCCGGTAGTTATAGCAGATGGTACAAGCAGAGGTTTTGAAAATACGCGTTTTGCTGGTCTCCATTTGGGAGCTGATGGATTAATATCTGAGACCTTATTCTGGAAAGGACTGTTTACCTATTCCAATAATATTGGCCGCCACAATGGTCAGGGAGGCACAACAATAGATCCCTCCCGAAATCAAGTTTCAGCTTTGGGACAGCTTTCCTGGCACCCAGAAACTAAAAAGTTTACCATTTCAACATCGGTCACAGCCGATCATGGAAGTGTTTATGATAATGGAGAAAGCACCACTCGTCTGGGAGCAATGATTTCAGTCAACTATCACTTCTATGAATAA
- a CDS encoding glycosyltransferase, with protein sequence MDISIVIVNYNVKYFLEQCLHSVEKALLNVQGEVFVVDNNSVDGSAQLINEKFPWITFIQNTENVGFSRANNQAIQQAKGKYVLLLNPDTVVEEDTFKKVISFMEERPEAGGLGVKMIDGKGVFLPESKRGLPTPWVAFYKMFGLSKLFPRSRKFGKYHLSYLNKDEVHEIDVLAGAFMLLRKSVLDKVGLLDESFFMYGEDIDLSYRIQKGGYKNYYYPETTIIHYKGESTKKGSLNYVKVFYNAMIIFARKHFSESKASVFALLINFAIYFRALLSASKRVFQKIYIPVVDALLIFAGFWLITPTWEQFRFHQPDYYPPEFIKFVVPVYSMFFLFGIQFSGGYKKPMSLYKVGQGIFWGLITLLLVYSLVDEQYRFSRALILLGTAWATIILIAYRLMGHWLKVSDFRLNSQRIRKIAIVGHSKEARRVQQLLEETRIRSQMAGFIALDSSDKGQHYMGELSQLEEIIRINRIDEIVFCAENISSAEIIKAMLDLSRLDVDYKIAPPESASIIGSNSIHTAGDLYVVNLNAISKLGNKRKKRLFDLLAALLILCLSPVLIWFTGKKGNFNKNIFRVIAGKKSWIGYIPGVAAESKLPTIKEGVLNPGDRFPGLKLDDEKSVQLNRLYAKDYNLLSDIELMLKGWKHLDR encoded by the coding sequence ATGGATATTTCAATAGTTATTGTCAATTACAACGTAAAGTATTTTCTGGAACAATGCCTTCACTCGGTTGAGAAGGCTTTGCTGAATGTACAGGGCGAAGTTTTTGTTGTTGATAATAACTCGGTTGATGGCTCAGCACAACTGATCAATGAAAAGTTCCCCTGGATTACATTCATCCAAAATACTGAAAACGTTGGTTTTTCGAGAGCCAATAACCAGGCCATCCAACAGGCAAAAGGAAAATATGTTTTGCTATTGAATCCTGATACCGTTGTTGAGGAAGATACCTTTAAAAAGGTAATTTCTTTTATGGAAGAACGCCCCGAAGCCGGCGGTCTTGGTGTAAAAATGATTGATGGTAAAGGAGTTTTTCTCCCCGAATCAAAACGTGGATTACCAACTCCCTGGGTGGCATTTTATAAAATGTTTGGCCTTTCGAAGCTTTTCCCCAGATCTCGTAAATTCGGCAAATATCATCTCTCTTACCTGAATAAGGATGAAGTTCATGAAATTGATGTGCTGGCAGGTGCTTTCATGTTGCTGCGTAAATCAGTACTTGATAAGGTTGGATTGCTGGATGAATCATTTTTTATGTACGGCGAGGATATCGACCTATCGTATCGTATTCAAAAAGGAGGATATAAAAATTATTACTACCCTGAAACCACGATTATCCACTATAAAGGAGAAAGCACTAAAAAGGGCTCACTGAACTATGTGAAGGTATTTTACAATGCCATGATAATTTTTGCGCGCAAACATTTTTCGGAAAGTAAAGCAAGTGTATTTGCACTGTTAATTAACTTTGCCATTTATTTCCGGGCTTTGTTATCGGCCTCAAAACGAGTATTTCAAAAAATATACATTCCAGTTGTTGATGCTTTGCTGATTTTTGCAGGCTTCTGGCTAATCACTCCTACCTGGGAACAGTTCCGCTTTCATCAGCCCGATTATTATCCTCCGGAATTTATAAAATTTGTAGTACCGGTTTACAGCATGTTTTTTTTGTTTGGTATTCAGTTTTCGGGAGGATACAAAAAGCCCATGAGCCTTTACAAAGTAGGTCAGGGAATATTTTGGGGGCTTATTACGCTACTACTGGTTTATTCGCTGGTTGATGAACAATACCGCTTTTCACGCGCCTTAATATTATTGGGCACAGCCTGGGCTACAATTATCCTCATTGCCTACCGGTTGATGGGGCACTGGCTAAAAGTCAGCGATTTTAGGCTTAACTCGCAGCGCATACGTAAAATTGCTATTGTTGGCCATTCGAAAGAAGCACGCCGTGTTCAGCAGCTATTGGAAGAAACCCGCATCCGCTCGCAAATGGCAGGATTTATTGCCCTCGACAGCAGCGATAAAGGACAACACTACATGGGCGAGTTAAGCCAGTTGGAGGAGATTATTCGGATTAACCGCATTGATGAAATTGTATTTTGTGCCGAAAACATCAGTTCGGCCGAGATCATAAAAGCAATGCTCGACCTGAGTCGCCTGGACGTTGATTACAAGATTGCGCCACCCGAAAGTGCAAGTATCATCGGGAGTAATTCCATTCACACTGCCGGCGACCTTTACGTGGTGAATCTGAATGCCATTTCAAAATTGGGCAACAAGCGTAAAAAAAGATTGTTTGATCTGCTAGCTGCACTGTTAATTTTATGCCTAAGTCCGGTTTTAATCTGGTTCACAGGAAAAAAAGGAAACTTTAACAAAAATATTTTCAGGGTAATTGCAGGAAAGAAATCCTGGATTGGGTACATTCCGGGCGTTGCTGCGGAGAGTAAACTCCCAACAATAAAAGAAGGAGTTTTAAATCCGGGAGATCGATTTCCAGGCTTAAAGTTGGATGATGAAAAATCGGTTCAGTTGAACAGATTGTATGCAAAAGATTATAATTTGCTTTCCGACATTGAGCTTATGCTGAAAGGCTGGAAACATCTTGACCGATAA